From the genome of Fibrobacter sp.:
TGGATTGATACAGCATTACATACTGTACATACTTATTACCCTGTTTCTGATGATATGTATTCAGATGCCATTTAAAGAACTTATTTACCAGTGGTTTAGAAACTGATAAGAATAAATACCGGAGCTGTCAATTGATTGTAATTCATCTGCTGTTATTGATTCTTATGCCGCCGCTTCTCTTCGGCATTATCAATAAGACAAAGGCCTGGTTTGCGGGCCGGACAGGGATGCCTTTACTGCAGCCATACTATGACATAATAAAACTGATGCGTAAAGGAATGGTTATAAGTGATACAACAACCTGGATCTTCCGATTCGGTCCTGTTATAACACTGATGACCGTGTTTATTGCAGGCCTTCTGGTTCCGATGGGGAGTTTCGATGCACCTTTTTCTTTTACAGGTGATCTGATACTTTTCGCTTACCTTTTCGGATTGTCCCGGTTTTTTACAACTGCATCAGCTCTGGATACAGGTTCATCATTTGAGGGCATGGGATCATCCAGAGAGGTCACATTTGCCGCATTCTCCGAACCTGCTCTTTTTTTCGCATTCGCGGCACTGGTAAAGATGTCCGGTTCTTTTTCTCTGTCCTCCATGCTTCACAGTCCGCTTGAAGAACTTTCTATTGACATTGCGGCACCGCTGGTTCTTCTGGCAATCGGACTTTATATTGTCATGCTGGCTGAAAGCTGCCGGATACCTGTCGATGACCCCAATACTCATCTTGAACTCACTATGATTCATGAAGCAATGGTGCTTGACCACAGCGGTCCTCTCTTCGGTATCATAAGTTATGCTTCCGCGCTCAAGTTGTTTATACTTGGCACAGTTCTTTTACATGTAATCTTTCCGTTCCGTATCAGTATATCATGGGTAAATTGGCTGCTCTATATTCTGGAGATGCTGGTATTGGCTGTTTCAATTGGTGTTGTAGAATCGGTTATGGCAAGATTGCAGATGAAACATGTGCCATATTTGCTGATCAGTGCGATTCTTTTTTGTGCTTTCGGGTTTGTCCTTTTATTCAGGTGATTACCATGACCAACTTAATAAACTCCCTTCTGGTACTTATCCTGGCTCTCAATCTATTCGCTCTTGGGTCAAGTCGTATCCAGTCAATAATTCATACGGCTGCCATTCAGGGAGTACTGCTGGGTTTCCTTCCATTGCTGGTTCACTCACATCTTAGTATCTCTCTGCTGCTTGCATCGTTAATCGCGATAGTGCTTAAAGGTGTTCTCATCCCGCACATGATGAACCGTACTTTGCACAATGTCCGGATCAAACGGGAAGTGGAGCCGCTGATCGGCCTGATGCCGTCCCTTATCCTGGGAGCGATTGCCACAACATTCGCGCTTCTTTTTTCCAATCAGATACCGCTTATCGCTGAACACACTGGTAAACTGATAGTCCCGGCTGCGATTTCCACTATGCTTACAGGTTTCATCCTTCTGACCACCAGGTTCAAAGCCTTGACACAGGTAATAGGTTATCTGATCCTGGAAAATGGCATCTATATCTTTGGGATTCTGTTGATGGGTGCCATGCCCATGGTGGTTGAGATGGGTGTTCTTCTCGATGTGTTCGTGGCTATTTTTGTAAGCTGCATTATTATAAGTAAAATAAGCAAGTCTTTTTCCACCATGGATACACGAATGTTGAGTTCACTGAAGGAATAGCAGGTTATGGCCTTTTTGCTTATCTTTTTTCCTCTCGTGATGGCAGGTGCTGCTGCCATTTTTCCGTCAAACCGCTGGAGGCCTCTGTTTCTTCCTCTGACAGCCATCCCTCAGCTCTTCTTTACAATATTAATTCTCTTTAAACCTGGACTGAGTGCCACTAATTCATGGCTGGTATTGGATTCACTAGGGAAAATAGTGCTTCTTCTGGTAAACACTCTCTTTTTCTTCTGCTCTCTGTATGCTGTTCCATATTTACAATATAGAAAAGAGAGAGATAATCGAGTGTTCAGTGCCTGCATGATAGCATTCGCGGGTACTGTCAGCCTGGTAACCTGCTCACAGCATCTGGCTCTCATGTGGGTGGCTATTGAAGCGACCACGCTTGTTACCGCACCCTTGATTTACTTTAATCGCAACCGGTTGTGTATTGAAGCGATGTGGAAATACCTGCTTATCAGTTCAGTAGGTATAGCCCTGGCATTGCTTGGAACATTTTTTCTTGCTTATTCCTCAATGCACGGGGGACAGGAAACTACACTGTTTTATGTTACACTCTTGAAAAATGCCCCGCATCTTTCCAAAACATGGCTGCACCTCTCTTTTGTTCTGCTTTTTATCGGTTACGGTACTAAGATGGGCTTAGCGCCGATGCACACCTGGAAACCCGACTCCTACGGTGAGTCCCCCGGAATTATCGGGGCAATTCTGGCCGGAGGGCTTACCAGTTGCGCCTTTCTGGCATTTCTGCGCATCTATCATATCTGTCGCGTTGCGGGTGAATTTGCCTACATGTCAAAAGTCCTGCTGTTTATGGGGCTTGTCTCGATGGCAACTGCCGCATTCTTTATGATCAATCAGCGTGACCTGAAACGGATGCTGGCGTATTCGAGTATAGAACACATGGGTATTTTGACAATTGGATTAGGAATCGGCACTCCGGCTCTCTTTGGAACCCTGTTGCATGTCATTGCCAATGGATTGACAAAAGGAGTTCTTTTCCTGTCGGTTGGAAATATTCACCGCGCTTTCGGGAGTAAAAATATTGATCAGGTACGCGGAGCCCTGCGCCTGATGCCGGTCTCCGGATCCCTGTTTCTTATCAGTTTTCTGGCAATTACCGGCTCTCCTCCGTTTGTACCTTTTGTCAGTATGTTTTCTATTCTCAATGGTGCGTTCGAGGCCGGGAAATATACAACCGCAGGTTTGTTTCTGATTTTCCTATTACTGGTTTTCATAGGAATGGGAGCACCGATTCTCAAAGCACTGCAGGGAAGTTCACCTGTTCCAAACAAAGAGAAAATGATTTACCGTGACACCTTTGCTTCATATTTACCGATTATTGGATTGCTGATTCTTGTGTTTCTTTTCGGAGTATATATTCCTTCACCATTGTCAGAGCTGCTTAATGATGCGGTCGGTTATCTGGGAGGTCAGCCATGACTGTTACTGTATCAGAAAAGATTACCGGATCACTGTATGCAGAAACATCCAATGGATCTGAGCTTGCTCTGGATGAGATTCCTGTACTTTCTACTGAAGAGTTCAATAAACTGATCCTCTCAGGTGTTTCCGATGGGCTGCGTGTCTCCTCATTTTTCGGAGCCGCTGCGACCGGTACAAAGCCCAAGTTCTATGCTGTGCTGGCTGATGATAAAGAGAACTCTCTTAGAATAAGCAGTACAGAAATCGGGAAAAACGAGTTTCTCTCGTTGACTTCTCAGTGCCCGCAGGTACATCTCTTTGAAAGGGAGATCTTCGAGCAGTACGGATTAAAACCGGTCAATCATCAGTGGCTTAAACCAGTACGTTATAATCAAGGCATGACAAACGAAACACAGCAGATCCTTCCTGCAGTTGGGGATTTTTATAAAATTCAGAGTGAACAGGTGCATGAGGTTGCTGTGGGGCCTGTGCATGCCGGGATAATAGAACCCGGGCATTTCCGTTTCCAGTGTCACGGTGAAACCGTTTTTCATCTGGAGATTGCACTGGGATATC
Proteins encoded in this window:
- a CDS encoding hydrogenase, producing MAFLLIFFPLVMAGAAAIFPSNRWRPLFLPLTAIPQLFFTILILFKPGLSATNSWLVLDSLGKIVLLLVNTLFFFCSLYAVPYLQYRKERDNRVFSACMIAFAGTVSLVTCSQHLALMWVAIEATTLVTAPLIYFNRNRLCIEAMWKYLLISSVGIALALLGTFFLAYSSMHGGQETTLFYVTLLKNAPHLSKTWLHLSFVLLFIGYGTKMGLAPMHTWKPDSYGESPGIIGAILAGGLTSCAFLAFLRIYHICRVAGEFAYMSKVLLFMGLVSMATAAFFMINQRDLKRMLAYSSIEHMGILTIGLGIGTPALFGTLLHVIANGLTKGVLFLSVGNIHRAFGSKNIDQVRGALRLMPVSGSLFLISFLAITGSPPFVPFVSMFSILNGAFEAGKYTTAGLFLIFLLLVFIGMGAPILKALQGSSPVPNKEKMIYRDTFASYLPIIGLLILVFLFGVYIPSPLSELLNDAVGYLGGQP
- a CDS encoding hydrogenase: MTNLINSLLVLILALNLFALGSSRIQSIIHTAAIQGVLLGFLPLLVHSHLSISLLLASLIAIVLKGVLIPHMMNRTLHNVRIKREVEPLIGLMPSLILGAIATTFALLFSNQIPLIAEHTGKLIVPAAISTMLTGFILLTTRFKALTQVIGYLILENGIYIFGILLMGAMPMVVEMGVLLDVFVAIFVSCIIISKISKSFSTMDTRMLSSLKE
- a CDS encoding hydrogenase is translated as MIVIHLLLLILMPPLLFGIINKTKAWFAGRTGMPLLQPYYDIIKLMRKGMVISDTTTWIFRFGPVITLMTVFIAGLLVPMGSFDAPFSFTGDLILFAYLFGLSRFFTTASALDTGSSFEGMGSSREVTFAAFSEPALFFAFAALVKMSGSFSLSSMLHSPLEELSIDIAAPLVLLAIGLYIVMLAESCRIPVDDPNTHLELTMIHEAMVLDHSGPLFGIISYASALKLFILGTVLLHVIFPFRISISWVNWLLYILEMLVLAVSIGVVESVMARLQMKHVPYLLISAILFCAFGFVLLFR